Part of the Nicotiana sylvestris chromosome 2, ASM39365v2, whole genome shotgun sequence genome, gactacgctcgaagatgcaaggcttgtcaattccatgcgaattttattcatcaaccccCTGAAGTAttgcacccgactgttgcatcctagccatttgacgcttggggattggatgttgttggaccactgccaaagtcctctggtgggcacctatacatcttagctgcaactgactacttctcaaaatgggctgaagttgttgctcttaaggaagtaaaaaaggaaaatgttgcaagtttcatccaaCTAAACAAGATTTGTGaactctttggcttcaagcaacgtaacttTTCTATGCACAATgttgccgccaatggtctagccgaggcattcaacaagactctatgcaacttattaaagaaagtcgtctccaaatccaaaTGGTATTGGcatgaccgtatggaagaagaTCTGTGAGCATATACGACAACTCACCGCACGCCAACACAAGCGACCCCTTCTGCACTCATTTATGGAGTCGAAGCCGTCTTGCCACtcgagcgtcaaataccttcattacgattagctattcaagaagggatcattGATggagaaaatgctcgacttcgattagcagagttggaggctcttgatgagaagaggttggaagctcaacagagtcttgaatgttatcaagctcgattgtctcatgccttcaataaaagagttcacccaagatcctttcaagtaggagatcaagtcttTGTCGTACGAAGATtcataattacttcccataaacttGTAgagaagttcacttcaaaatgggatgggccatatatcgtacaagaagcttactcaagtggggcttacaagctaGTAGATGCAGTTGGCATAAAAATTggccctatcaatggcaagtttttaaagaagtattatccttgaagttgcaacgctcccttgacgcatgagcctaaactgtATGTTCCTACACTCCTGgcccgcatgagtctaaactgtgtAAGGCCCACAAAAATAAAGAGTTCGCTAGGTTGAAAACCTCAAAAGAGGCGGCCTAGGaaaaagttaggacataaaattttttttaaaaaaataacaaaaagaatcATCCATTttgaactacggtatgacttgatcctcttcaccgaggtacataggcagcttagagtttcattctgagTTCAGTCGCAtgagttcaaaagatacatagtGCCCCAATCATCGTTCGAATGAAGTACGATGGAATGTAATCCATTCAATCAACACTTGAAAATCGAGCTCAGTTGCCATTCTTGTATTAAACTTTGGATCtcatttaatttaaagggggcaaGCCGCTATGATAAATTTGTGTCTTCAATGAAATGATTATAGTCTTTTAGGAGGCTACAaagtatttgcattgaagtcTGGAGATTCGTTATGTCTTCATGTTCATATGAAATTCAAATTTGTTGATCTTCATATCCGCTCTCTGTCCtaaagaaaaagggaagaaaagagaGGTGTCAAAAGGGAACACAAGTATAAGAAGAAAAATTACTTGGCATAACAtttcaaattcagtgagacttGAACCAAAGATATTTGGTGAGAATGAAGATCTCGAATTTCGATTGATAGCAAGAAAAATGTCTTGTGATTCCGAGGCTTCCATACCAAAACATAAAAGTTTTGGCAAATTCATGCCAATAATTCTAAACTATCGGAAATCAAATGGTTCGTGATTTCAATGTTCCTACATCAAGATATAAGAGTTTTGGTGATGTCGTGAAATTTGAAACTATCAACGTGTCGGAATCCAAATCTAGTTTCAAAATAATATCTGGGACGATTCTCAAAATGTCCAGTTCCGAATTTTGGATATGTCTTAGATCTTgaagtttatttttcataaaatcAAGAGGTTCATGATTTCGACGTTTCCACACTAAGATATAATTTTTTTGGTGAAGCTGCACAAACTGAAACTATCAATGTGTCGGAATCTAAAGTTAGATTCAAAATAATATTTGGGATGATTCTAAAGACATTTTATTCCAAATTTTAGATATGTCTTAGATTTTGAACTCTAGTTTTTATAAAATCAAACGATTCACAATTTCGATATTCCTACCCCAAGATATGATTTTTTTGGTGAGACAAGCAAATCTAAAATTTTCAACGCGGTAGAATCTAAAATTGGTTTCAAAATATTACCTGCGGCGATTCTAAAGGTGTTCGTCTCGAACTTTCAAAAGTGTTCGAATTTTTAAGGTTTTCTTTTCGAACTTTTAACTTTTGGGCACACGGAAAAATGGAAGTGGGTGGAGGGAAAAAGACATATGTTTCAAACTTTTAAAGGTGCTTGTGGCAAGTTTTAAAGGGTCTTCACTGCCGACTTTTTAAGATTTCTACCACGAGCTTTTAAGGGTCTTCGCCATAAATTTTTTAAGGTCCTCATCGCGTGCATTTAAAGGTCTTCACCGAGAACTTTTAAAAGTCTTCACTGTGAACTTCTAAAGATCTTGACCATGAGTTTTTAAGGATGTTTGGGGTGAGCTTTTATGGGTCTTCGCCACAACTTTTAAAGGACTTCGCCACTTTTAAAGATCTTGACCACGAGCTTTTAAGGATCTTCGTGCGAACCTTTATGGGTCTTTCCCGCAAATTTTAAAGGTATTCGACGCGAACTTTTAAAGGTCCTCGCCGCGAACTTTTAAAGGTCTTCGCTGTGAAGTTTTAAAGATTTTGATCACGAGCTTTTAAGGATCTTCGCACGAACTTTTATGGGTCCTCCCCGTAAATTTTAAAGCTATTCATCGCGAACTTTTAAAGGTCTTCATCGCTAACTTTTAAAGGTCTTCACTGTGAACTTTTAAAGATATTGACCACGGACTTTTAAGGATCTTCGCACAAACTTTTATGGGTCTTCCCAGCAAATTTTAAAGGTATTCGTCGCGAACTTTTAAAGGTCTTCATCTCAAACTTTTAAAGTACTTCCTAGTTTGATGAAGTTACTTCTGGAAAAAAAAGAGACAATAGAGTAAAAAAAAAGcacaagaaaaggagaagaaattaTCTTCGCGTCAATGCTTTCGAGTCCACAAAACTAGACTCAAATGACTTCAAAAAACTGCAATTGATGCCGATGAAATGGAAGATATGCGGCTATTTATAGAAGCAGTGAGACAATATTGGAAGTTTAATGGCAATGTGGGACTAGAAGTTTGTTAGAGTCCAACAAAGATTTGATATCCTAATTCAGCTAGAAGGAAAGGTTACGGCGGTGGAATTTGCTTACATATATGCAAATTGAAAAGAGGACAATGTTAGTTCTATTTCTAGTGAGCTAGGGAAATATTATCCTAAAAGTATAATAATGACATCTACGTGGATTTATCTAGGTGTGGACGTTCgatatttcggttcggtatttaagaatttcggttcggtatttcggtattcggtttatcaattgtatataccaaataccataccaaaatatttcggtacggttcggtatttcttattttggttcggtacggtttcggtttaaCAATCAATGAATAATCAATGCTAACAGTGCACATGCACAATTGAAACTTTCACTCTAAAAGAATCTGTTCCGATATATAACAGTGTACATGCACAATTGAATAAGTGAAAAGCAAAAGCTGAACAAGTTCTTTACAATCTGCACACCAGTATATCGTATTATACAATCTGCACGCCAGTATACAAGTGAAAAGCAAAAGCTGGCCAACTGCACATTACACAACTATATTAAACAACTTAAACACAATGCAATCAACTGGCCAACTACACATTACACAACTTAACACTTAACACAGTACACAATTGAATCTGTACACAACTACACAACACATTACACAACTTAACACAGTACACAATTGAATTTGTACACAACTACACATTACACAACTTAACACTTAACACTTAAACACAGTGCAATAAAAACACAGTGCAACAAAAACAATCTTAACACTTAAACAAAGTGCAATTGGCCAACTGCAACAGTTTTAACAGTCTTAACACTTAAACATAGTGCAACAAAAACAGAAAGGGCATCCCTCAACAAACAGTCTTAATTCTTAAATATGAATTCCAGGAAGACGCGCAAGACAACGCTTAATATGCTTCCTTAAATCAATTGTTCCGTTCCTCTTTGGATTAACATTATAGACTTGACCACAATGTTTGCACTCTACTTTGCGAACTTCTCCGTTATCTTCTTTCACCACAAAGTATTCCCAAATATCGGAGCGTTGAGCAGGAGCACGGGGCATGATTGCACTTGaacctaaaaaaatataaatcataagttagaatattatattttgatgataataaaacaaaactacaaaatattaagtATATCATTATCACCAAACAAATAGAGTATTAAACTTACCACTCAAGATGCAAGTTGCAactatacatcaaacaatgctagtaGTGCTTCCATTATTTTCCATATCTAAAGATAATACGACCAAATATGTCATACAAATGAAAAAGCATGATATATTATTTTGAATTAAAATACACACAAAATATTAAAGCTTACCAAGCTCGAGTTCCTCAAGATACTTCAAGTCTTCTTCAACACTAATAGGATTCTTCTCTTCTCTAAGCCAATCTTGAACACAAATAAGAGCTTGCACACATTTAggagtcaatgaactcctaaatgaatcaagaatacGGCCACCAGTGCTAAACGCGCATTCCGACGCCACACTAGAAATTGGAATTGCCAACACATCACGAGCCAACTCCGAAAGAATAGGAAATCTAGGAGCATGTGTTTTCCACCAACTCAAGATATCAAATTCTTCACTAAAAGGCTCTTGTTCTTCACTAATGTATTTATCCAACTCCGATTTAGCACCCCCACTTCCATTgtcttccttttgtttcttcAAGCTAAGCTTAGTCCTTATTTTTGATACACTTATAACACTCCCACAAGGTGTATTAGATGTGTTGTTAGATGAAGTAGAACTAGATGGAGATTGAGGAAAAGATTCGGTTGAATACTTTTTTAGATACTCTCCAAACAAAGAATTCATATAAGCATACACCTCAacatttattttcttccctttttcctccccaaaaagttcttcaagtgctccctcaacatattcaaatttgttacgtggatccaagacggaagcaataaaaatcattttattcatcttttcaggctcaccccaatacttcttgaaCTTTTCTTGCATTTGCTCAGCCATTTTTCTCAAATGCTCATCCTCACTAGCTAAACACATTTTCAAATGACAATAAAGTTCAGATACATCATCAAAATGAGAATTACAAGTGACATAACGTGAACCTGAAACTTTTTTAGTTAGCTCGTGAAATCTTGCAAGAAACTCTATCACATTCACTCAATCATCAGATTCAAGAGGACCTGCATTACTACCATCTTCACAAAGATGAGAACATTGATAAGCAGAAAATCAATCATAAAAAAGATGCAACTTGTCAAAGGCCTTTTCAAAGTGTTGTGCTGTATCCAACATCaaataggtggaattccaccTGGTAGGAACATCCCAACACAACGTTTTGGTACATTCTACCTTTACATGTGCACAACACTGTTTAAACTTTAAGGTCCTTGCAGGCGAAGATCTCACATACCTCACAATATTTCTAACACGTGTCACAGAAGCATCAAGTTCTTTCAAACCATCTTGCACAATTAGATTTAGTATATGAGCCATGCATCTCACATGAAGATGTTTACCACTCATCATATTAGTTTTCCACATATCTAACTGTTTAGACAATTCTTTGACAGTGACATCATTTGAAGAAGCATTGTCCACAGTAATAGTGAAAACCTTGTCTAATTTCCATTCAAGCAAACAATCCCTAATAGCTTTAGCCATCTCTTCACACTTATGACTAGTGATAGGGCAAAAATTTAGTATTCTTTTATGCAACTTCCAATCCCTATCAATGAAGTGGGCTATCAAacacatataatttattctttgtaaTGAAGTCCAAGTGTCTGTTGTTAGGTAAATTTTTGGTTGTGCTTCTCTAAAAGAACTTCTTAGATTTTGCCTCAATTCACCGTAAACTTCATAACAATTCCTTGTTATTGTTCTACGAGAAGGAAGACGAAATAGTGGTTGAGTTTTTCTCATAAACTTCATAAAGCCTTCATTTTATACAAAGCTAAATGGTAGTTCATCAATAACTATCATCTCAATTAAGGCCCTCCTAACCACTttttgatcaaatttccaaattgATCCTTCATCATTTTGGCAAGATTGAAAATTTATCTTTGTTTGACTATTATCTTTAGCAATGTTAAGTGGGTATTCTTTGCATCTAAGCAAATGATTCTTCAATCCTGTTGTTCCATTCTTAGATGAATTAGCAGCATAAGCTTGTTTACAATATCGACACCGTGCTTTCCCAACcccattaacctcaaatttatcaaaattgtTCCAAACGTCAGACCTAGGTTGCATGGCTTTCCTTTTCTTGGAATCTTGAGTATCAATGGTGTTGGTGTTACTATCTACCGTAATAGGTAAACTTTCACTAGAACCAACATCACTTACTTTACTTGTATCTTCCATCTAtataaaattaaacaaatataaacataaattaaCAATCAACAAATTAACTACCTTGCTATCAGTAATGCTAAGAGAATGTAAATATGAGAGTACACTTTTAGATTTTAGTTA contains:
- the LOC138885474 gene encoding zinc finger BED domain-containing protein RICESLEEPER 2-like, coding for MCLASEDEHLRKMAEQMQEKFKKYWGEPEKMNKMIFIASVLDPRNKFEYVEGALEELFGEEKGKKINVEVYAYMNSLFGEYLKKYSTESFPQSPSSSTSSNNTSNTPCGSVISVSKIRTKLSLKKQKEDNGSGGAKSELDKYISEEQEPFSEEFDILSWWKTHAPRFPILSELARDVLAIPISSVASECAFSTGGRILDSFRSSLTPKCVQALICVQDWLREEKNPISVEEDLKYLEELELDMENNGSTTSIV
- the LOC138885475 gene encoding uncharacterized protein, with translation MEDTSKVSDVGSSESLPITVDSNTNTIDTQDSKKRKAMQPRSDVWNNFDKFEVNGVGKARCRYCKQAYAANSSKNGTTGLKNHLLRCKEYPLNIAKDNSQTKINFQSCQNDEGSIWKFDQKVVRRALIEMIVIDELPFSFV